The sequence GGAAAGCACTTGTTTTGGACAGAAGGCCACACAAATGCCACAACCTTTGCAACGCTTCACCAGGGTCTTTAGCGCCATTTCGTTCACCTCCGTACTATGCTTACGATTTCATAACCTTAACTATTTTAACTGCTATACGACAAAATCCTTCAAAAATTTATATGAATATTTATTTATTATAAATAGTGTTGCGTTTAAAGCGACAGTCTTTACGTTGACACGGTTTTTTCCGCTTTCTATAATGAAATTGTATAAGTACCAGGGAGGTTCTGAACTAGATGCGGGAAAGCGGCGAAGATTCACGCAGCAGACGCCAGCAAATACTGGACGCGGCCTACAAGGTCTTTTCACAAAAGGGATATCACCGGGCAACGATCGATGAAATCATCGCACTGGCTGATACGGGTAAAGGAACGGTGTACAATTATTTTGTCAACAAGGAGCAATTGTTCTATACCCTGATTAAAGAGCGCAGCGCGCCGTTCGAGGCGGCTTTGGCTGAAGTAGTGGGCGGGGCGGAGCCGCCGCTGGTTAAAGTGGAAAGGCTCATCAAGCTTTTTCTCCGGTTTTATGTAGTCAATGCCGATTTGTGGCGCGTCATGATGCACGAGGTGCGAGGCTTCGGCAGCGAGGGCCAATCAGCTTTTAAAGAGGAGCAGCGGGAAAAATACCGTGCTTGGTTCCGCCATACTATCGGCATGCTGGAAAAGGTGCTGCAGGAGGGAATTGACCAGGGCGTCATCCGTGAGTGTGACGTGACCAAGGCGGCTTACGGCCTGTTCAGCGTCATTGTCATGATGGTTTTTCAAAAGTTTGTCGGCGACGATATTGATGCGACGGCCAAAACCATTGCCAATATCTTTTTATATGGCATTGCCCGTTAGGTGTGATTTTTTTATGCCGATATGTGACTAGTTAGTCAGAAGGGGGAGGAAGATGATGAACCAAGCAAACGGCGGTAAAAACCAAAAAATGATTATTGCCCTCTTGGTGTTTTTTGTTTTAGCCGGCCTCGGCGGCGGGGCCTGGTGGTGGTACTACACCACGAAGTATGTTACAACCGATGACGCCCGGATTAGCGGGACGATCGTCAATGTGAGCGCCAAAATTCCCGGCAAGGTGGTCGAGGTGCTGGTCAAAGAGGGGGACCAGGTAAAGGCCGGGCAGGTAATTGCCCGCATTGACAACCGGGAGATTCTGGCGCAGAAAGCCCAGGCGGAAGCGGCGCTGGCAGCGGCCAGGGCGCGCTATGAGGAAGTTGTAGCCGGCTCGCGGCCACAAGAAATTGAACAGGCCCGGGCGGCGCTGGATCAGGCGCGGGCGAACCTGGACAACGCACGGAAAAACTATGAGCGGATGGAAAAATTATATAAGGACGGGGCGATAAGCGCCGCTCAGCGCGATAACGCCGAAACCGCCTATGCGGTGGCCCGCGAGGCGTATAATGCCGCCAGCGAGAAACTCGACCTGACCATCGCCGGGGCGCGGGAAGAAACCGTGCGGGCGGCGGCGGCCCAAGTCAAGCAAGCCGAAGCCGCGCTGGAGGCTGCCTTGGTAATGTCGGACAACACGGTCATTGTGGCGCCTGTCAGTGGGACAGTAGCTTTAAAATCAGTCAATCCTGGCGAGGTTGTCGCTGCCGGCCAGCCCATTGTTACCATTGTTGACCCCAGCGACCTCTGGGTAAATGCCCGCATTGAAGAGACGAAGATCGACCGGATCAAAATTGGCCAAAAGGTAGAATATACCATTGACAGTTATCCCGGCCGCGTCTTTACCGGTACGGTATATGACATCGGGACGGCCACCAACTCGGTGTTTGCCATTATCCCTACCGAAAACGCTTCCGGTAATTTTACCAAAGTCACCCAGCGCATCCCGATAAAAATAACGCTGCCGAAAGACAGCCCGTACATTTTCCGCCCTGGTGCGTCGGTAATCGTTAAGGTTCATACCGATTAGGGGGGGATGAGCAGCGTGCATACCCCCAATTTAACTATAAATGACGCGAATTATAAATGGTGGGCGTTGGGCGTAACGATTATCGGCGGTTTTATGAGCATCCTTGACACCAGTATTGTCAACATTGCTGTCCCCAAGATGATGGCCGTTTTTGCCGTCGATACCGACCAGGCGCAGTGGATTTTGACGGCCTATATGCTGACCATGGGCGTCCTGCAGCCGGCAACAGGGTATTTTTGCGATGTTTACGGGACGCGCGCCATGTACCTGTTTAGCCTGGCCGTATTTACCGTCGGTTCGGCGTTGTGCGGCGCTGCCTGGTCCAATGACAGCATGATTATCTTTAGGATTATTCAGGCCGTTGGCGGTGGGATGATTATCCCGGTCACCATGGCGATAGTTTATCATGTGTTTCCGCCGGAGGAGCGAAACATGGCCATGGGCATCTGGGGGATTTCGGCGATGGTTGCCCCGGCCGTTGGGCCGACTTTGAGCGGTTATTTAGTCGAGTACTGGGATTGGCGGTGGATTTTTACCATCAACATTCCTATAGGTATTGTCGGTTACGTATTGGCCGTGCTGGTACTTAAGGAAACGCCCCGTATTCGGGGGCAGAAATTTGACTACGGCGGGTTTATCACCTCCGCCCTTGGGCTGTTCTGCCTGCTACTGGCTCTCAGCGAAGGGGTGGATGAGGGCTGGACATCGGCGTATATTATAACTTTGCTGTATATCGCCTTGGCCAGTTTAACTTTGTTTGTTGTTATCGAACTTAATCACGAGAACCCTATTTTAGACTTGACCTTGTTTAAAGATTGGAATTTCACGCTGAGCAGTATCGTTATTTTTATCGGGACGATCGGACTGTTTGGCGGCATCTTCCTCGTTCCGCTCTTTATGGAAAATATTCGGGGCTATACGGCGATGCAGACAGGTATGCTGATGTTTCCTTCCGCCCTTACTGCCGGGCTGATGATGCCTGTTGCCGCCAAACTGGCCGATAAGTTCGGCGCTAAGCCGGTTGTCGTTGTCGGCCTCTTTTTCCTAGGAGCCGGTACTTGGCCGCTAATGTACCTCGACATGGATACCAGCTATGAGCATGTCATGCTGGTCATGATTCTGCGGGGGCTGGGGCTGGGGCTGTTCATGATGCCCGTTACCGTCCTTGGGCTGAATACCGTCCCGCTGCCGAAGATTAGCCGTGCGTCCGCGCTTAACAATGCTATCAGGCAGGTCAGCGGTTCATTCGGTATTGCCGTATTGTCGACCGTGCTGCAAAACCGGCAAATCTTTCACTATGCCCATATTGCCGAAGGCTGGAATTTGGCAGCAGACGCCGCCGCTAAAGTGATTACTTACGGTGAACGGCTATTTGTGCAGCACGGCAGCGTAGCGAGCATTGCCAAAATCAAGGCGCTGGCCCTTGCGGCCCAGATCGCCCAGCGACAGTCGTATATTTTCGCTTTCGATGACGCTTTTTTGGTCTTGGCGGCCATTAGTTTTACCGGCATTGTCCCGGCCCTGCTGCTCAAACGGGCCCAAGGCGGGGCCAAAGGGGCAGCGGTAATTATGGAGTAGAAGTAATAATATGACAAAAAAACCAAAAAGACCCAAAAAACAAAAACATGAGAAGGTGTTAAGGGTTCGGCATGGGTGTAACCGTTAAATTTTAAATATAAAAAAGTAGCAGCCCCAGACGGCGTGGTGCCATCTGGGGCTTTGCTTTTTGTGCTACCATGCGGCTACGACAGAACCTTTGAAGTGTTCTTGGATAAACTTTTTGACTTCTTCAGATTGGTAAGCCTTAACTAGCTTTTGGAAAGCCGGATTGTCTTTGTCTTTGGTGCGGACGGCGATGACGTTGGCGTAAGGAGAATTGGCGTCTTCGATGGCGATGGCGTCCCTGGTCGGAACAAGGCCGGCGGTCATGGCATAGTTGGTGTTAATGGCGGCAATATCCACGTCGTCAAGGGAACGGGGAATCTGGGCGGCGTCCAGTTCTTTAATCTTAATATTTTTCGGGTTTTCCGCAATATCGGTAACGGCGGCTTTGAGGCCGGCGTTAGGCTTCAGCTTGATCAGGCCGACTTTTTCCAGGAGCAGGAGGGCGCGGCCGCCGTTGGTCGGGTCGTTGGGGATGGCGACAACGGCGCCTTGTTTAACGTCGGCGATTGATTTGACTTTTTTCGAGTAAATACCCATCGGGAAAATAACCGTTTTGGCGATCGAAACGATGTCATATTTGCGGTCGGCAACCATGTTATCAAGATAGGGCTGGTGCTGGAAACTGTTGGCGTCAATGTCACCCTGGCTTAAAGCCACATTAGGCTGCACGTAGTCGTTGAACTCCACGACCTGGATTTTCAGACCGTCTTTTTCCGCCACTTTTTTGACAACATCCATTATTTCGGCGTGGGGGCCGGCGGTAACGCCCACTTTTATAGGCCGGTCGGACGGCGTGGCGGCTTGTTTGCCGCAGCCGGCCACGAGGCCGAGCGTAAACAGCAGCGCGAGGGCTAATGCGATTGGCTTCGTCCATTTGTGCATTATTGGTTACCTCCTTAACTAAGAATTAGAATGCCGGTACTACCGCACCTTGATATTTTTCGGTGATGAATTTGCGGACTTGATCCGAGGTCAACGCTTTGGTCAGCTTTTGAATTTCCGGGCGGTTTTCATCGCCTTTGCGCACGACCAGAATATTTACATAAGGAGAATCTTTCTGTTCAATAAAGAGGGCGTCTTTCGTAGGCACGAGTTTGGCTTCCAGTGCATAGTTGGTATTGATTACGGCCAAAGTGACATCATCAAGGGCCCGGGGCAGCTGCGGCGCTTCGAGCTCACGGATTTTCACGTTCTTCGGGTTGGCGACAATATCTTTGACGGTGGCGTTGACGCCAACGCCGTCTTTGAGCCCGATCACGCCGGCCTTAGCCAGCAGGGCGAGCGCGCGCCCGCCGTTGGTCGGGTCATTAGGGATGGCAACCACGGCGTCGGTAGGAACGTCATTTAAGTTTTTGATTTTTTTGGAGTAAATGCCCATGGGTTCGATGTGGACGGCAGCGGTGTAAGTGAGCTGAAGGTTGCGCTCGGCGGCAAACTTATTGAGGTAGGGAATATGTTGGAAGAAGTTGGCGTCCAGTTCTTTTTCCGCTACGGCCAGGTTAGGACGGACGTAATCGCTCATTTCCACGATCTGAAGGTCAATGCCCTCTTTTTCCAGAGCCGGTTTAATTACCCGCAGAATTTCGGCGTGGGGAACGGCCGTGGCGCCTACTTTCAGTACCTTTTTATCACTGGCGGTAGCCGGAGCCTGGGTTTTGCCGCCGCAGCCGGCGACGACGGCGGTAAGGGCCAAAATTAAGGCGAGCAATAGGGCGATACGTTTCATGAATGAATTCCTCCTTGTTAATCGTTTATTTTTTGTTCAAACGGCGGGCAAGCCAGTCGCCGCACGACTGGACAAGCTGTACCTGAGCAATAAGGATAATGACGGTTGCGAGCATGATGTCGGCCCGGAAGCGCTGATAGCCGTAGCGGATGGCCAGGTCCCCCAGCCCGCCGCCGCCGATAGCGCCGGCCATGGCCGAATAACCAATCAGGCTGATTACAGTGATCGTCAGGCCAAGCACAATCGAGGGCAGCGCTTCGGGGATGAGTACTTTGGCGATAATTTGCAGCGGGGAAGCGCCCATAGCTTGGGCGGCCTCGATGACGCCGTAGTCGACTTCTTTGAGTGCCGATTCGACGATGCGGCCGACAAAGGGGATAGCGGCAATGCTCAGCGGCACAATGGCCGCATCGGTGCCGATGGATGTCCCGACAATGAGACGGGTCAGGGGAATGATGGCGACCATGAGAATAATGAACGGAGTCGAGCGGGTAGCATTGACGATTGCGCCCAAAACGCGGTTGACAGCGAGGTTTTCCAAAACATGGCCCTTGTCAGTCGTTACCAGGATGACGCCGAGGGGGACGCCAAACAGGGCGGCGATAAAGGCCGACACACCCACCATATAAGTAGTTTCCCATAACGACTCAGCCAACAGCACGAGCATTTCTTGCGACATAACCAATCACCTCTATTCCTAAATCTCGCGCCCGCAAGTAGTTGAGGGCGTTCTGGATGCCGGCCTGGTCGCCGGACAGTTCGACAATCAAGGTACCGAAAGGAGTGTGCTTGATGTGGTCGATATTGCCGTAAAGGATGCTGGTGTCAACATTAAACCGGCGGATCATGCCGGCAATTATGGGTTCTTCGGCCGTACGGCCAATGAAGGACAGGCGCAGAATAAGATTGGAGTCCGGCAGCGGTGTGGGCGAAAAGACGGTATTGGCAAAGAATTCGGGCAGGTCATGGTTGACAATGGTGCGGATGAATTCGCGCGTTGTTGCCGTCTGGGGACGGGTGAAGACGTCGAGTACCGGGCCTTCTTCAATAATGACGCCGTTTTCGATGACGGCCACGCGGTCGCAGATTTCTTTAATAACCTGCATTTCGTGAGTGATTAGCACAATGGTCAGCTGCAGTTTTTGATTGATGTCAAAGAGCAGTTTCAAAATGGATTGTGTAGTCTGCGGGTCAAGGGCGGAAGTGGCTTCGTCGCATAAGAGCACTTTTGGCCGGCTGGCTAAGGCGCGGGCAATACCGACCCGCTGTTTTTGACCGCCGCTGAGCTGGGACGGATACTGGTCCCGTTTATCGGCAAGCCCCACCAGTTCAAGGAGCGGCAAAACAGCCTGTGCAATTTCCGTTTTGCTTTTGCCGGCCAACTCAAGCGGGAAGGCTACATTTTCATAGACGGTGCGGGAAGACAGCAGGTTAAAGTGCTGAAAAATCATGCCGATTTTTTTGCGTCGCTCGCGCAAGTTTTTTTCGGACATCGTCGTTAGTTCTTCACCGTCGACCACTACCGAGCCGCGGGTTGGCCGCTCCAGCATATTGATGCACCGGATTAACGTACTCTTGCCGGCGCCGCTTTTACCAATGACACCGAAAATTTCACCGCGGCGCACTTCCAGGTTTATGCCTTTAAGAGCATGGACCGCTCCGTTAGTGCCGGGATAGACCTTTTCAATGCCGGTCAGTTTAATCATTTTTCTTCTCTCTCCTTTCCTGGGCATAAAGAAAACCTCTTCGCAGACGAAGAGGTTTTTGTTCTGTAAACAGAAACTCCCCCCCTCATCTGTCAGAACCTATCCGTTCTGCAGGAATTGGCACCGTTTCGCATCCGAAGGTGCGATGGTTGCCGCGGCGTCATCGGGCCAGTCCCTCAGCCAGCTCTTGATGAAAGAGTGTTTCGATATGCCGTTGTTGAGTTACATGCTATCATGTATAGCAATGTCTGTCAAGAAAAAATTAAAATTGCATTTTCATAAATTAAAGAATAAAAGACGTAAAGGCAGGAAAGAAATGAGAGAGGGCGAATAGTATGCTCAGAATGGTAATGCGTGCACGGGAGGAGTGTGGATTATGCCCGTTAACCCTAAGCTAAAAGAGCCTTTAACCGACCAATTGTTCCGGGCCATTTTACTGCTCGCCAATGAGGAGGAATGTTATCAGTTTTTTGAAGATATCTGTACCATCAGCGAGAT comes from Sporolituus thermophilus DSM 23256 and encodes:
- a CDS encoding TetR/AcrR family transcriptional regulator, producing the protein MRESGEDSRSRRQQILDAAYKVFSQKGYHRATIDEIIALADTGKGTVYNYFVNKEQLFYTLIKERSAPFEAALAEVVGGAEPPLVKVERLIKLFLRFYVVNADLWRVMMHEVRGFGSEGQSAFKEEQREKYRAWFRHTIGMLEKVLQEGIDQGVIRECDVTKAAYGLFSVIVMMVFQKFVGDDIDATAKTIANIFLYGIAR
- a CDS encoding methionine ABC transporter permease, translated to MSQEMLVLLAESLWETTYMVGVSAFIAALFGVPLGVILVTTDKGHVLENLAVNRVLGAIVNATRSTPFIILMVAIIPLTRLIVGTSIGTDAAIVPLSIAAIPFVGRIVESALKEVDYGVIEAAQAMGASPLQIIAKVLIPEALPSIVLGLTITVISLIGYSAMAGAIGGGGLGDLAIRYGYQRFRADIMLATVIILIAQVQLVQSCGDWLARRLNKK
- a CDS encoding HlyD family secretion protein — translated: MMNQANGGKNQKMIIALLVFFVLAGLGGGAWWWYYTTKYVTTDDARISGTIVNVSAKIPGKVVEVLVKEGDQVKAGQVIARIDNREILAQKAQAEAALAAARARYEEVVAGSRPQEIEQARAALDQARANLDNARKNYERMEKLYKDGAISAAQRDNAETAYAVAREAYNAASEKLDLTIAGAREETVRAAAAQVKQAEAALEAALVMSDNTVIVAPVSGTVALKSVNPGEVVAAGQPIVTIVDPSDLWVNARIEETKIDRIKIGQKVEYTIDSYPGRVFTGTVYDIGTATNSVFAIIPTENASGNFTKVTQRIPIKITLPKDSPYIFRPGASVIVKVHTD
- a CDS encoding 4Fe-4S binding protein; the protein is MALKTLVKRCKGCGICVAFCPKQVLS
- a CDS encoding MetQ/NlpA family ABC transporter substrate-binding protein, whose translation is MKRIALLLALILALTAVVAGCGGKTQAPATASDKKVLKVGATAVPHAEILRVIKPALEKEGIDLQIVEMSDYVRPNLAVAEKELDANFFQHIPYLNKFAAERNLQLTYTAAVHIEPMGIYSKKIKNLNDVPTDAVVAIPNDPTNGGRALALLAKAGVIGLKDGVGVNATVKDIVANPKNVKIRELEAPQLPRALDDVTLAVINTNYALEAKLVPTKDALFIEQKDSPYVNILVVRKGDENRPEIQKLTKALTSDQVRKFITEKYQGAVVPAF
- a CDS encoding DHA2 family efflux MFS transporter permease subunit, with amino-acid sequence MSSVHTPNLTINDANYKWWALGVTIIGGFMSILDTSIVNIAVPKMMAVFAVDTDQAQWILTAYMLTMGVLQPATGYFCDVYGTRAMYLFSLAVFTVGSALCGAAWSNDSMIIFRIIQAVGGGMIIPVTMAIVYHVFPPEERNMAMGIWGISAMVAPAVGPTLSGYLVEYWDWRWIFTINIPIGIVGYVLAVLVLKETPRIRGQKFDYGGFITSALGLFCLLLALSEGVDEGWTSAYIITLLYIALASLTLFVVIELNHENPILDLTLFKDWNFTLSSIVIFIGTIGLFGGIFLVPLFMENIRGYTAMQTGMLMFPSALTAGLMMPVAAKLADKFGAKPVVVVGLFFLGAGTWPLMYLDMDTSYEHVMLVMILRGLGLGLFMMPVTVLGLNTVPLPKISRASALNNAIRQVSGSFGIAVLSTVLQNRQIFHYAHIAEGWNLAADAAAKVITYGERLFVQHGSVASIAKIKALALAAQIAQRQSYIFAFDDAFLVLAAISFTGIVPALLLKRAQGGAKGAAVIME
- a CDS encoding MetQ/NlpA family ABC transporter substrate-binding protein, which encodes MHKWTKPIALALALLFTLGLVAGCGKQAATPSDRPIKVGVTAGPHAEIMDVVKKVAEKDGLKIQVVEFNDYVQPNVALSQGDIDANSFQHQPYLDNMVADRKYDIVSIAKTVIFPMGIYSKKVKSIADVKQGAVVAIPNDPTNGGRALLLLEKVGLIKLKPNAGLKAAVTDIAENPKNIKIKELDAAQIPRSLDDVDIAAINTNYAMTAGLVPTRDAIAIEDANSPYANVIAVRTKDKDNPAFQKLVKAYQSEEVKKFIQEHFKGSVVAAW
- a CDS encoding methionine ABC transporter ATP-binding protein, whose translation is MIKLTGIEKVYPGTNGAVHALKGINLEVRRGEIFGVIGKSGAGKSTLIRCINMLERPTRGSVVVDGEELTTMSEKNLRERRKKIGMIFQHFNLLSSRTVYENVAFPLELAGKSKTEIAQAVLPLLELVGLADKRDQYPSQLSGGQKQRVGIARALASRPKVLLCDEATSALDPQTTQSILKLLFDINQKLQLTIVLITHEMQVIKEICDRVAVIENGVIIEEGPVLDVFTRPQTATTREFIRTIVNHDLPEFFANTVFSPTPLPDSNLILRLSFIGRTAEEPIIAGMIRRFNVDTSILYGNIDHIKHTPFGTLIVELSGDQAGIQNALNYLRARDLGIEVIGYVARNARAVG